A genomic stretch from Musa acuminata AAA Group cultivar baxijiao unplaced genomic scaffold, Cavendish_Baxijiao_AAA HiC_scaffold_1138, whole genome shotgun sequence includes:
- the LOC135671289 gene encoding transcription termination factor MTERF9, chloroplastic-like: MFLVQKRLFCLLSCNKSTIHLSSYQLCSLFSFSTAEDHSSNHRSKFMLVDPLQSCELSSKEAAKMAKDHIREKKLPSSSPSIEFFKQSGWSDAQVMKLTRRQPKLIFANVETVLKPRMRSLQDMGFSDTEIFQLVSSCPTLLCLRDIQPTVNFWRSLLGSNERFLKACKRNLFILTSSLARNIEPSISLLREHGISDERIAHMVVTMPGNFGRIDKLKEVIKYIEELGVPRDSGVYTYALHVVVNVSRSKFDATSVTLMSFGWSQADINALFRKCPNIWSLSKKNICDKMTFLTKEAGCELTCISHYPMLLKYSLEKRLRPRYEVLKFLNQNKLLDREHNLPSVMMPNEEKFRKKFLFLLRKEKFIAQYDSYVVAVQGKHHVVAENLDC; the protein is encoded by the coding sequence ATGTTTTtggtgcagaagaggctctttTGCCTTCTTTCATGTAACAAGTCCACCATCCATCTTTCCTCATATCAACTCTGCAGTCTGTTTAGCTTTTCCACTGCCGAAGACCACAGTTCAAATCATAGATCCAAATTTATGTTGGTCGACCCCCTTCAGTCATGTGAACTTTCGTCAAAAGAGGCTGCGAAAATGGCCAAGGATCACATCCGTGAAAAAAAACTTCCAAGTTCAAGTCCTTCcattgagttctttaagcagaGCGGTTGGAGTGATGCACAAGTCATGAAGCTTACCCGGAGGCAACCCAAGTTGATATTTGCTAACGTAGAGACTGTCCTgaagcccaggatgagatctttgcaggacatgggattttctgacACTGAAATATTTCAGCTGGTTTCATCATGTCCGACTCTGCTCTGTTTACGTGATATCCAACCAACGGTCAACTTCTGGAGGTCACTTCTTGGTTCTAATGAGAGGTTTCTGAAAGCCTGCAAGAGGAACTTGTTTATTCTTACTTCTAGCTTGGCTCGGAATATAGAACCCAGTATATCTCTCTTGAGGGAACATGGCATCAGTGACGAGCGCATCGCGCATATGGTGGTGACAATGCCGGGCAATTTTGGTAGAATAGACAAATTAAAGGAAGTTATCAAATATATTGAGGAATTGGGTGTCCCACGTGATTCTGGAGTATACACTTATGCACTTCATGTGGTCGTTAATGTGAGCAGGTCCAAGTTTGATGCTACGTCGGTAACTCTGATGAGCTTTGGGTGGTCCCAGGCTGACATCAATGCTTTATTCAGGAAGTGCCCAAACATTTGGTCACTCTCAAAGAAGAACATATGTGACAAGATGACATTCCTGACGAAGGAAGCTGGTTGTGAGCTGACATGTATCAGTCACTATCCCATGCTTCTGAAGTAtagcttggagaagaggttgaGACCTCGATATGAAGTTCTGAAGTTTCTTAATCAGAATAAATTGCTGGATAGAGAACATAACCTGCCATCTGTCATGATGCCAAACGAAGAGAAGTTCAGAAAGAAATTCCTTTTCCTGCTCCGCAAGGAGAAATTTATTGCTCAATATGATTCCTATGTTGTTGCTGTGCAGGGAAAGCACCATGTTGTTGCCGAAAACTTGGATTGCTAG